DNA sequence from the Gammaproteobacteria bacterium genome:
GGCGTTGCTCTCGATAACGGCGCTCCGTGAGTACAGCTGAGCGCCTATCGAAGAAAGCATGAGCGAAGAAGGCGGGATCGCCCAACAGAATTATTCGATGGCGTTATCGGATATTGCGATTCGTGAGAAAAATGCTGGCGCGCATTGCTCCTCCCCCCTGAAGGGGGAGGAGCAAAACGAAACGCGTCGTTCAGTCGACGCGTGTCCGGACTTTTAGTTCGTAAGCTTAAACCCACCGGCTTTAGCCGGTGGTTGTTGAGTCGAGACGGTTCGGCGTTCTAGCCGTGCTTAGCCGCTCTCGATTTTTTTTGCAGCCTCGCCAATTCGGCCACGGGAATATGGCAACGGATCTCGTGATCCTCGTCATCGCGCGTCATCGGTGGTTCCTGTTGCTCGCACACCGCGCCGAGTTTGCGCGGGCAGCGTGTGTGAAACACGCATCCGGACGGTGGGTTGATCGCGCTCGGGATTTCGCCCTGCAAGCGAATGCGCTGCTGTACGCCGTCGCGTATAGACGGCACGGCCGACAACAGCGCCTCGGTATAGGGGTGATGCGGCCCGTCCATGACGCGTTCCGCCGGTCCTAGCTCCATCAGTCGACCGAGATAAAGCACGGCGATACGGTCGGCGAGATAACGCACGACACCGAGGTCGTGCGAGATGAACACATAGCTGACGCGTCGCTCGGCTTGCAGGTCGGCTAGCAAATTGAGAATCGCTGCCTGCACCGACACATCGAGTGCCGACGTCGGCTCATCACAGACGACCAGCCGCGGATCGCCGGCGAATGCGCGGGCGATGGCTACGCGTTGCTTGAGGCCGCCCGACAGTTGTTTAGGGCGCGTGGACAAATGCAGTTCGGTCAGGCGCACCGCACGAGTTAGCTCGAGTAATCGCTCGCGGCGCGCTTGGCCTGACAGGCCGGCGAGTTTTTTGAGCGCGCGGCCGATGAGGCGACTGACGGTATGCGAACGATTGAGTGCCGAGTCTGGGTTTTGGAAAACGATTTGAATCGCTTTTAGTTGGGCTTGCGCGCGTTTTACCGCGCGCGCCGGTAATGATGCGCCGTCGAGTGTGAGTACGCTGCCGTCATCCGGCGACGTCAGTCCGAGCAGGACCCTGGCTAACGTCGTTTTGCCGCTGCCCGATTCGCCGACCAGACCCAGCGTCTCGCCCGGCCAGAGCGAGAGCGAGACGTCGTGCAACGCGCGAACCTTGTGTTCGCCAAGGGTGAAGGTCTTGTTGATTTGTTGGGCGACGAGAATCGGCGATTGCCGCCGGTCGATGACGGTGTGGCGCAAAGTCTGCTCGGCGATGGCGGGCGGCGTCGACGATGCCATCTCGTGATAATGGCAACGACTAGTATGGTCGTTGGCCAGTGCATAAAGCGGCGGTTCGATGCTGCGGCATTGCTCGGTCGCCAGTGGGCAGCGATCGGCGAACACGCAGCCGTGGATCACGGCGCCGAGCGTCGGTAAGAAGCCAGGGATGACATCTAGTCGGCCGCGGTTCTTGCGGCGCCCGCCTTGCGGCAGGCAGCGCAACAGGCCGGCGGTGTAGGGGTGGCGCGGATTATGAAAAACATCGCGCGTCGTTCCTTCCTCGACCAGCTTGCCGGCATAGAGCACACCGACGCGATCGCACATCTGCGTGATGAGCGCGAGGTTGTGACTAATGAACAGCGTCGATGTGCCGAACTCGAGCCGCAGCTCGGCGATGAGCTCGAGGATTTCCGCTTCGACAGTGGCGTCGAGACCCGTCGTCGGCTCGTCGAGAATGAGCAGCTTCGGTTTGTTGGCGATGGCCATGGCGATCGCCACGCGTTGTTGCATGCCGCCGGAGAGTTGATGCGGATAGCGTTCCATCACTCGCGCAGGGTCGACAATCCGGACTTTGGCCAAAATTGCCGTAGTGCGCTCCAGCGCCTGTGCGCGTGACGCGCCGGCGATTTCGAACACCTCGGCGACTTGACGACCGATGCGGATCGACGGATTAAGCGCGCGCGCCGAATCTTGGTAGACCATCGCCACCGACGACGTCCGTAACTTGCGCAACTCGGTATCGCCGAACGACAAGATATCGCGGCCGTCGATGAGGATGCGGCCACCGCGTACCCGACCATTGCGCGGGAGATAGCGCACCGCCGCAAACGCGACGGTCGACTTGCCGCAACCTGACTCGCCGACTAGCCCGAAGGACTCGCCGCGGCCGATGCGAAAGCTCACATCGCGCAATACTTGGCGCTCGCGCCCACGCACGCGATACGCCAGATCGAGGTTTTCGACGACGAGCGCGTCCGTTTTAACGGTCGCGGTTAATGGAATGGCAGCGCTATTCATGCTTCGTACGCCTGTTGAATACCGTCGGCCAGCAGATTGATGCCGATCACCAGCGAACCGATCGCGAGCGCGTTGAACAGCACGGTCCACCAAAAACCACTGCCGATTAGCCCGTAGTTGTCGGCGATGG
Encoded proteins:
- a CDS encoding ABC transporter ATP-binding protein is translated as MNSAAIPLTATVKTDALVVENLDLAYRVRGRERQVLRDVSFRIGRGESFGLVGESGCGKSTVAFAAVRYLPRNGRVRGGRILIDGRDILSFGDTELRKLRTSSVAMVYQDSARALNPSIRIGRQVAEVFEIAGASRAQALERTTAILAKVRIVDPARVMERYPHQLSGGMQQRVAIAMAIANKPKLLILDEPTTGLDATVEAEILELIAELRLEFGTSTLFISHNLALITQMCDRVGVLYAGKLVEEGTTRDVFHNPRHPYTAGLLRCLPQGGRRKNRGRLDVIPGFLPTLGAVIHGCVFADRCPLATEQCRSIEPPLYALANDHTSRCHYHEMASSTPPAIAEQTLRHTVIDRRQSPILVAQQINKTFTLGEHKVRALHDVSLSLWPGETLGLVGESGSGKTTLARVLLGLTSPDDGSVLTLDGASLPARAVKRAQAQLKAIQIVFQNPDSALNRSHTVSRLIGRALKKLAGLSGQARRERLLELTRAVRLTELHLSTRPKQLSGGLKQRVAIARAFAGDPRLVVCDEPTSALDVSVQAAILNLLADLQAERRVSYVFISHDLGVVRYLADRIAVLYLGRLMELGPAERVMDGPHHPYTEALLSAVPSIRDGVQQRIRLQGEIPSAINPPSGCVFHTRCPRKLGAVCEQQEPPMTRDDEDHEIRCHIPVAELARLQKKSRAAKHG